In Lysinibacillus sp. FSL M8-0337, the following proteins share a genomic window:
- a CDS encoding ribonucleotide-diphosphate reductase subunit beta translates to MTTITKRKMMDKEAPNRSTAIVNGRSSNILNWDDVRFSWAYPKYKKMLGNFWTPFEINMSNDVKQFPTLSADEQESFLKIIGLLALLDSVQTDFAGKVADYLTDSSLNALMIILAQQEVIHNHSYSYVLSSIVNKDEQDRTFDFWRTEPVLERRNDFVMKGYQAFAEEPNVENMLEAIVYDVILEGLFFYSGFAFFYHLARNQKMVASSTMINYINRDEQLHVDLFVKIYQELLAEFPEYDTPERAARVQEIFREAVQLEIDWANEVIGEKIEGLDVEDVHDYVHFYANVRCHQLGVERPFEGYRKNPLKWIKAYEDVDLGKTDFFEQRSRQYVKVNVEDNGFDDL, encoded by the coding sequence ATGACAACAATTACGAAACGAAAAATGATGGATAAGGAGGCGCCAAACCGTTCGACAGCCATTGTGAACGGGCGCTCTTCTAATATTTTAAACTGGGATGATGTGCGTTTTAGTTGGGCGTACCCAAAATATAAAAAAATGCTTGGGAACTTTTGGACACCTTTTGAGATTAATATGAGCAATGATGTCAAACAATTTCCAACTTTATCAGCGGATGAACAGGAATCATTTTTGAAAATTATTGGTTTACTAGCGCTCTTAGACAGTGTACAAACGGATTTTGCGGGCAAGGTGGCGGACTATTTAACGGATTCGAGCCTTAATGCCTTAATGATTATTTTAGCGCAACAAGAGGTGATTCATAATCATTCCTATTCTTATGTTTTATCCAGTATTGTAAATAAAGATGAACAAGACCGGACATTTGACTTTTGGCGCACGGAGCCAGTGTTAGAACGTCGCAATGATTTCGTTATGAAAGGCTATCAAGCATTTGCAGAGGAACCAAACGTTGAAAATATGTTAGAGGCCATTGTCTATGATGTTATTTTAGAAGGCTTATTTTTCTATTCAGGCTTTGCCTTCTTCTATCATTTAGCGCGCAATCAAAAAATGGTGGCTTCGTCAACAATGATCAATTATATCAACCGTGATGAACAGCTACATGTGGATTTATTTGTGAAAATCTATCAGGAATTGCTAGCGGAATTTCCTGAATATGATACACCAGAACGAGCGGCGCGTGTGCAGGAGATTTTCCGCGAAGCGGTTCAACTTGAAATCGATTGGGCAAATGAAGTCATAGGTGAAAAAATCGAAGGACTCGATGTGGAAGATGTCCATGATTATGTCCATTTTTATGCGAATGTACGTTGCCACCAACTAGGGGTAGAGCGTCCGTTTGAGGGGTATAGAAAAAATCCATTAAAATGGATTAAAGCATATGAGGATGTAGACTTAGGAAAGACAGATTTCTTTGAGCAACGATCCCGTCAATATGTAAAAGTAAATGTAGAAGATAACGGCTTCGATGACTTGTAA